In Oscillatoria sp. FACHB-1406, the DNA window GCTTGAGTTTTTGGGCGACAGTTTCCAACCAGTTGAGCGCGGCGAGATTGACTTCGGTGTGATACCCTTCAGGATAGGCAGGAGCCGTTAAATCGAGGTCGATCGCTTTAAAATAATCGAGAATGCGATCGCTCGATAATTCCCCCACTACTTCTATTAATCCCGCATCAAAAAGCGTCACATAAATTTCCTGTAATTTGCCTCCAATCTTCGTCACCCGATGCACGGGGAACGCATCGACTAACTCATTAGAAAAACAGCAGCCCACTAACGATTCATCTGCGATTTCTTCCCAACTTTGCCAGCGTATTTTTATCCCCTTGTCAAGCCATTCTTGTAATAAATTTTGTTGGCTGGCGATTAACGAGGGCGATTGCTCGACAATGATATATTCAACCCGTTCGAATAATTCGGGATAATGCTGCTGCCAGTATCGCAAAATATCTGCGGCTAGCAACCCTTGTCCGGCTCCCATTTCCAGGGCCGCAAAGGGTGCAGGATAGTCTAAAATTTCCCACATCTGCGCCAATTGCTCCGCGAGTAACTCCCCAAAATCCGCACCGAGGGAAGCAGAGGTAAAAAAGTCACCTTGGCGGCCGATTTCGACATGGCCAGCGCTATAGTAGCCGTACTGAGGATCGTACAGGACGAAATCCATGTACTCGGCAAAGGTAATGCGCTGTCCGGAAGTCGCGGCGATTCGCTCTCGCAGGCGCTCAAAGAGGGGGGTAAAATTTTCTTTCACAAAGCGGTTATTTTGGCAAGTCTTTTGATTATAATTAACCATCAATCTATCCGATACAGATCGCTATGCTGCAAGAGAGCGCGCAACCCGATAATCCTCAAATCTACTCGATCGAGCGCTATCCATTTAATCTCAAACAATATTTCCGGCGCGGCTGGGATATTTTAAAAGAAAATGCAGTTTTATTGATAGCGTATTGCGCGATCGCGCTTTGTGTCACAGCCGCAACGGGTAGTATTATTTTCTTAATTCCCACCAAACTCGGTTTGGCTCTAACCTCGTTGCTAATGCTGGTTTTGCTGCCGCCGATTTGGGCGGGCTTTTTTGCGGGAATTTTCCCGATGTTACGGCGCGAACGGGTGGGACTGAAACATTTTTTTCAAAGCTTTTCTGCTTTTCCTCACCTCGTCATTGCCAACCTTGTGGCTGCCTTATTAATTTTCACCGGTTGTTTCATCTCCCTGATCTTCATTCCCGGGCTTTATCTCATCATTGGCTATATCTTCGCCGCCCCCCTAATTATCGATCGCCGCTTAAAATTTTGGCAGGCCTTAGAAACCAGTCGCCTAACAATCACTCAACAATGGTTTCGCGCCTTCGCTTTTGTCCTGGCGCTGTTGGCTATTAATCTCGGCGGCGCGCTCATTTTGGGTTTGGGACTCTTCGTTACCTTACCCCTATCGTACTGCGCGATCGCGGCGGCCTACGACGACATTATCGGTCTTCGTCGCTAACCATAACCCGCCACGCGGAAGGTATCAAAAAATTAAGGAGAATTTGACATCCTGTTGTTAGAAAGACTAACTATTTTTGCTGCTCATAACGAAGCGCATCGCCAAAAAACCCAAACCTAATGCCGTCAGGACGATTAAGCCTACCGCCGTCGCCAATACCCAACCGCTAATTTCCGAAGAACCCTTCGCCGCACTCGGACGGTAGGAAGCCTTCTCTTCCACTTCCATGACCCAGTTTTCGGGCGAAACACTCTGCGAATGGGGCGTTAGGTCTGCTGGTTCTTCTAGGCGAACCGGCGAAATGACAGGCAGGGGTTTGCCGTACTCGTCGGAACTCGTTACTAACTGCTGCAATTGTTGCGCGGAAACGAACAATCGGGTTGCTTCTTGGCGCAAACGGCGATTTTGTTGGAGTAATTGCTGATTTTCGTCTTTGAGAGTGTTTAAGCGTTCTTCTGCTGCCTGTAATTCGTTGGCGAGTTCGCGGTAGACGCTAATCGGGACGGAGGCGCGGTGGGGAACGTTGGTTGCGTTGATGTTGGCGGGGGCTGTCTTTGTGGATTGGGGAGGTTGAGTGCGAGTGTTAGACATGAGGTGAAAGGCTCCGTTTTCTCAAAAGAATGATCTCATAATTCCAGCGCGAATTCAGCCGGAAAAGGGGGTGCGTTCGCCTTGCAGCAGCGGAAAAAAATGACCCACCGGTCCGGTTCCTTTCCCCAAGGCTAAGGAATGCTTCAGAGCAACGGTAACATAGTTTTTGGCGCGACGAACGGCTGTTAGCGGTTCGTAACTTAAAGCGAGATTAGCAGCGATCGCGGCACTTAAAGTACAGCCGGTTCCGTGAGTATGGTTCGTCTGTATGGTTTCTGTTTTTAGCACTTCCAAATGCTCGCCGTCGAACCATACATCTACGCCTCGTAATTCCCCACTCATCCCTCCCCCTTTCACGAGTACCGCTGCTGCACCGAATTGCTGAATCATTTCGGCGGCGGTTTTCATCTGTTCGAGGGTTTCAATTTCCGTACCGCTCAAAATTTGCGCTTCGTAGCGATTCGGCGTGGCAATCGCGGCTTGGGGAAGTAAAGTGCTTCTCAGGGTGGCGATCGCGCGATCGTCAATCAATTGCGCCCCCGTTCGCGAAACCATCACCGGATCTACCACCAACTGCTTAAAATTCCACCGTTCGACCTGCTGCGCGACGGCTTCGATAATCTCTGCCTCGAGCAGCATTCCCGTCTTCGCTGCTTGCACGCCAATATCGCTCGCTACCGCCTCAATTTGAGCCGTAACGACTTCAACGGGTAACGCTTCGACCCGGGTTACGCCAAGGGTATTTTGCGCCGTGACGCAGGTCAGAGCGCTGGTTCCGTGGACGCAGTGGAACGCAAACGTCCGTAAGTCGGCTTGGACCCCCGCACCGCCGCCGCTATCGGAACCCGCGATCGTTAAAGCAACTGGAATCATTATCTTGCTCTAGCGTCGGGGGAAACCTCTACGCTTCCGCAGAAATTCGGGAATATCCAATCCCAGCCCGCTCGGATCTTCAGCATTAGCCGTAGGATCGGGAGTGATGGGGCGGGCGACGGGAGGGGGCGGCGTTGGAGAAGGAACCGAGGATCGCGTTTGAGTTGGGATGGCGCGGGCGGTGGGGGGGTTGGGTTCGCCTTCGCCGCTAAATCCGGTCGCGATCGCGGTAATCCGAATTTCTCCTTGCATCTTCTCATCGATCACCGCACCAAAAATAATATTGGCATTGGGATCCACCGTTTCATAAATCGTCTCGGCGGCTGTATTCACTTCGTGCAGCGTCAAATCGCTGCCGCCCGTAATATTAAACACCACGCCTTTTGCCCCTTCAATCGACGATTCCAACAGGGGCGAAGAAATAGCCATAATTGCGGCTTCTCGCGCTCGCGACTTGCCCGATCCCGTGCCGATTCCCATCAACGCCGATCCCGCATCTGCCATTACCGCGCGCACGTCGGCAAAGTCCACGTTCACCAAACCGGGAATAATAATAATATCGGAAATCCCCTGCACTCCTTGTCGCAGCGTATCGTCCGCCACCAAAAAGGCTTGCTGAACCGGCGTTTCCGGTGCAATCACTTCCAGCAACTTATTGTTGGGGATAATAATCAACGTATCGACTCGACCTTGGAGCGCCGAAACCCCTTCCTCGGCTTGCGTGGTGCGGCGGCGACCTTCAAATGTAAACGGGCGCGTCACAATTCCCACCGTCAAGCAGCCCATTTCCTTTGCCACTTCGGCTACGATGGGGGCGGCTCCCGTTCCCGTCCCGCCGCCCATCCCGGAGGTAATAAACACCAAATCCGTATTTTCTAGAGCTTGGGCAATCTCTTCGCGCGACTCTTCTGCGGCTTTTTGACCGATGGAAGGATTGCCGCCCGCCCCTAAACCGCGCGTCAACTTCTGACCGATTTGCAAGCGTTTGGGGGCAGCACTCATGGCTAAGGCTTGAGCATCGGTATTAATCGCCCAAAACTCTACGCCCGTGACGTTGCTGGCAATCATGCGGTTGACCGCGTTGCATCCTCCCCCACCAACGCCGATGACTTTAATTTTAGCGATATTACTGGGGACGATATTATCGCCGCGCAGGGTTTCCCGGTGCATTTCTCGAGGATCGCTGCTCGGAGGGAATGAAAGTCCCGTACTGCTAAATGAATAGTTGTTTTCCACGGTGGCTGCCACAGGAGGGGGTTCTGGATGCTCCCCATAAGAAGGGTTCTGCCCTAGTTTACTATTATGTGTCATTTCTTTGGGGAAAGATTAATAGACAATTTTACGGTATCCTTTCTAATCCAGCACTACAACTCAAACAAGTTTTCAGCCGGGGTCGAGTATCGATAACGCCGCGATCGAGAACGAATGAAGTTCTATCGATCGCATTGGGCTTTTTTTGAGTCTTAGCCTCAAGAAGGTTAACGCTCGGCGACTTGTTGGGTCAAGGGTAGCATAGTCCGAGACGTTAAGTGCTTTAGCGCAACTGCACGGTTGGAAAATCGGGATTCGTTAGGTCGATGTAGGCAAGGCGAGAAGTTTTAAGGCGAGTTGGGAGTTCGCGCATTTGAGCGAGCATTTCTAATTGTTTCGTCAAACGCGGCGTACCGGACTGATATTGACCCAAATGAACGATCCCCAATTCGGTTGTGAGAATTGAGTTACTCCGATTGCGAAAGTCGAGGGCGAAAATTTGAACCGGAGAGTTCCGAACCGCTTGATAAATTTCCGGCCAAGCTAACCTTAACGAGTCATCGATTCCCAGTGCTTGAAGTTCCGGGAGGCTAGCTTCTGCTAAAAGCTGGGCGTAATTGCCTTCGGGTAGAAATATTCCTCGTTCGTCTAAAAAGCCTGTTTCTTGCTGGCTGCGGGAATCGAGGACGCGCGCGACGGGCTGCCGTTCTTTAACCGTGACGGTTAAGCCGGGGGGCAGAAGTTTGCGCGTAACCGTTGCTTCGGCGATGGGAGGGGCAGACTCCATTTGCTGGCTGAGAACTTGCGGTCGAACCTGCCAAAGGGGTTGAGGATAGGATAGGCGCAGTAGAGTGCGAATCGCTGTCGGCGAGAGCAGTTGGTTGCCTTCAATGGCGATTTGTTCGGGACGCTCTATCGTCCAATTTAGCTGGGTGAGTCCCCAGGTTAACCCGCCTGCCATGCCGCTAACCAAGAGCAATCTCCAGAAAGCTTGCAGCAATTTTAACTGCCGACGGCGTTTGAGTTGCGCGCGACGGGCTTTGAGGTCGTGGGGAGAGACTGAGCCAATGCTGGTCAAGGTAAGGTTTTCAGGGTGAGGTTTTCGGGGTTTTAATGAATTGCGCGGAAGGTTGCTCCTCAACTATAGCAGTCTTATTCGTGAGTGGCTGTGACTTTTCCGGGAGGTTACTCAAATTTTTATTTTTTAAAAGAATAAAATCTTTGACACGCAAGAATTGCGATCGAGATCAATGTTAACGACCGCCAGATCGTAAGATGATAGGCAAGCATCAATCTGTACGCTAAAAAAGCCATGTAGCTTAGCTCGGGCTTTATTTCTTCCATCAGGACGCATCATGAAATTGCATCTACTAAATTTTTTCAAGGCTTGCAACCCGAGCAAGACCTTGAACTTAAGCAATGCTGAGGATCGGAGCTATTACATCGATTTCTCCTCTGTCAGGGGAGGAAAGATTGTAGAAGCGCTCGAGCGAACGATTACCCGTCTTTCGCCGGACGAACCGACTTGTCAACTGTTTACCGGACATATCGGCTGCGGGAAATCGACCGAACTGCTGCGACTCAAAGCATCTTTGGAACAGCAACAATTCCACGTTGTTTATTTTGAGTCGAGTCGGGACTTAGATCTGGCAGATGTTAGCATTAGCGACATTCTTTTGGCAATCGCGCGATCGGTCAGCGAAAGCTTGGAGGCGGTTGGCATTCACCTCAAACCCGGTTACTTTGGCAACTTGTTTTCCGAAGTTAAAAATTTCTTGCAAACCCCTATCGAGTTGGATGCGGAAGCAGAACTTTCTGTTGGCATTGCCCGCATCACGGCGCGCACGAAAGAAAGTCCAAAATTGCGAGAGCAGTTGCGGCAATCCCTGGAACCGCGAGTAGAAGGGATTCTGCGGGCGATTAACGAAGAAATTATGCAGCGCGGCACTCAGGAGTTGAAACTGCGCGGCAAGCGTGGATTGGTGGCGATCGTGGATAATTTAGACCGAGTATCGGCACAAATGGCGACTCAGACGCGATCGCTCCCCGAATACATTTTTATCGATCGCGGCCCCCAATTGCGCCGCCTGCAATGCCATGTCGTTTACACGCTACCCCTATCGCTGATTTTCTCCAATGAGTTTCAGTCCCTAAAAAACCGTCTTGGCGGCGGAGTGGCTCCGAAAGTGCTGCCAATGGTTCCGCTATACCAACGCAATGGTAGCGAAAACGTTCGAGGTATGGCGCTGCTGCGTCAACTCGTCCTTGCTCGCGCCTTTCCAGAGGTCGATCCGCAAACGCGGCTGAGTTTGATTGGCGAAGTAGTAGACCATCCCAGTACGCTCGATCGCCTCTGTTATATTAGCGGCGGCCACGTTCGCACTCTCTTAGGCTTGTTGTTCAACTGCTTGCAACAACAGGATCCGC includes these proteins:
- a CDS encoding class I SAM-dependent methyltransferase, translating into MVNYNQKTCQNNRFVKENFTPLFERLRERIAATSGQRITFAEYMDFVLYDPQYGYYSAGHVEIGRQGDFFTSASLGADFGELLAEQLAQMWEILDYPAPFAALEMGAGQGLLAADILRYWQQHYPELFERVEYIIVEQSPSLIASQQNLLQEWLDKGIKIRWQSWEEIADESLVGCCFSNELVDAFPVHRVTKIGGKLQEIYVTLFDAGLIEVVGELSSDRILDYFKAIDLDLTAPAYPEGYHTEVNLAALNWLETVAQKLKRGYLVTVDYGYTAQRYYQPTRSQGTLQCYFQHRHHNNPYVNLGQQDLTAHVDFTALERQGELRGLKTVGFTQQGLFLMALGLSDRLAELSSGKFNLQQILQRRDALHQLIDPSGLGGFGVLVQSKGLTELEAMKTLKGLSFPAYDN
- the thiD gene encoding bifunctional hydroxymethylpyrimidine kinase/phosphomethylpyrimidine kinase; the protein is MIPVALTIAGSDSGGGAGVQADLRTFAFHCVHGTSALTCVTAQNTLGVTRVEALPVEVVTAQIEAVASDIGVQAAKTGMLLEAEIIEAVAQQVERWNFKQLVVDPVMVSRTGAQLIDDRAIATLRSTLLPQAAIATPNRYEAQILSGTEIETLEQMKTAAEMIQQFGAAAVLVKGGGMSGELRGVDVWFDGEHLEVLKTETIQTNHTHGTGCTLSAAIAANLALSYEPLTAVRRAKNYVTVALKHSLALGKGTGPVGHFFPLLQGERTPFSG
- the ftsZ gene encoding cell division protein FtsZ gives rise to the protein MTHNSKLGQNPSYGEHPEPPPVAATVENNYSFSSTGLSFPPSSDPREMHRETLRGDNIVPSNIAKIKVIGVGGGGCNAVNRMIASNVTGVEFWAINTDAQALAMSAAPKRLQIGQKLTRGLGAGGNPSIGQKAAEESREEIAQALENTDLVFITSGMGGGTGTGAAPIVAEVAKEMGCLTVGIVTRPFTFEGRRRTTQAEEGVSALQGRVDTLIIIPNNKLLEVIAPETPVQQAFLVADDTLRQGVQGISDIIIIPGLVNVDFADVRAVMADAGSALMGIGTGSGKSRAREAAIMAISSPLLESSIEGAKGVVFNITGGSDLTLHEVNTAAETIYETVDPNANIIFGAVIDEKMQGEIRITAIATGFSGEGEPNPPTARAIPTQTRSSVPSPTPPPPVARPITPDPTANAEDPSGLGLDIPEFLRKRRGFPRR
- a CDS encoding FtsQ-type POTRA domain-containing protein; protein product: MTSIGSVSPHDLKARRAQLKRRRQLKLLQAFWRLLLVSGMAGGLTWGLTQLNWTIERPEQIAIEGNQLLSPTAIRTLLRLSYPQPLWQVRPQVLSQQMESAPPIAEATVTRKLLPPGLTVTVKERQPVARVLDSRSQQETGFLDERGIFLPEGNYAQLLAEASLPELQALGIDDSLRLAWPEIYQAVRNSPVQIFALDFRNRSNSILTTELGIVHLGQYQSGTPRLTKQLEMLAQMRELPTRLKTSRLAYIDLTNPDFPTVQLR
- a CDS encoding P-loop NTPase fold protein — translated: MKLHLLNFFKACNPSKTLNLSNAEDRSYYIDFSSVRGGKIVEALERTITRLSPDEPTCQLFTGHIGCGKSTELLRLKASLEQQQFHVVYFESSRDLDLADVSISDILLAIARSVSESLEAVGIHLKPGYFGNLFSEVKNFLQTPIELDAEAELSVGIARITARTKESPKLREQLRQSLEPRVEGILRAINEEIMQRGTQELKLRGKRGLVAIVDNLDRVSAQMATQTRSLPEYIFIDRGPQLRRLQCHVVYTLPLSLIFSNEFQSLKNRLGGGVAPKVLPMVPLYQRNGSENVRGMALLRQLVLARAFPEVDPQTRLSLIGEVVDHPSTLDRLCYISGGHVRTLLGLLFNCLQQQDPPFSRQCIEQAIDAYRDDIVLAVEEDEWSLISQVVSKQIVKGEQEYQALLRSMFVFEYRDEAGRWFGVNPALAETERFKSLQAMGV